A DNA window from Mytilus edulis chromosome 14, xbMytEdul2.2, whole genome shotgun sequence contains the following coding sequences:
- the LOC139504001 gene encoding uncharacterized protein translates to MVSLDPQYKTNGRTEIAARSGPKPVLSTTEESRIVEWCIEMAKIGYPRTRYEWLHIVKKILDDDGRQTKFRDNLPGKDWYYSFKSRHPEISERTPNDLGEERAMVSSFKIKKWFEDFSKYMAEEVEGGMDILKDPSRLYNADESGFPLCPKTSKVLTMRGKGFPSSRQHASHIMQPLDLCLFSSLKYNWRKSVRTYQMENPGETVTKAVFAKVFKSAWDISANVENAVKGFKEAGLFHYKPSAVIENPKLEPSCLIQSSSTIHYQSHPQLLLPLMTMLQFTVLISTVTVTVDDNASSATVDDNASIVSTVLPSTVTAAVDDNASIVTKGKKKKEHEERENKRRKEEREKRKRQKEKKSLKPKQGKKKRKNKATNNGENKSCYKCESEIEVMVLSIKCDNCERLFHRACANLSQCGVLEGESDPDYFECEFC, encoded by the exons ATGGTATCCCTAGATCCACAATACAAGACAAATGGGAGGACTGAAATTGCAGCTCGATCTGGACCTAAACCTGTACTATCAACCACAGAAGAGTCAAGAATTGTTGAATGGTGCATAGAAATGGCAAAAATTGGGTACCCAAGAACCAGATATGAATGGTTACACATAGTAAAGAAAATTTTGGACGACGATGGCAGACAAACAAAGTTTAGAGACAATCTTCCTGGCAAAGACTGGTACTACAGTTTTAAATCGCGTCATCCAGAAATCTCAGAGAGAACACCCAATGATCTTGGAGAGGAAAGGGCCATGGTTTCATCTTTTAAGATAAAGAAATGGTTTGAAGATTTTTCAAAGTATATGGCGGAAGAGGTAGAGGGTGGAATGGACATACTAAAAGACCCATCCAGATTGTATAATGCTGATGAAAGTGGTTTTCCGTTATGTCCAAAGACAAGCAAAGTTTTAACGATGAGAGGAAAAGGTTTCCCTTCCAGTCGT CAACACGCAAGTCATATCATGCAGCCTCTagatttatgtttgttttcttcCCTAAAATATAATTGGAGGAAATCTGTCAGAACTTACCAGATGGAAAATCCAGGAGAAACGGTTACAAAAGCGGTTTTTGCAAAGGTATTTAAATCAGCATGGGACATATCAGCTAATGTAGAAAATGCTGTGAAAGGATTTAAAGAGGCAGGGCTTTTCCATTACAAACCTTCAGCTGTAATAGAAAATCCAAAACTAGAACCAAGCTGTTTGATCCAGAGTTCAAGCACGATCCATTACCAGTCACATCCACAGTTACTGCTACCGTTGATGACAATGCTTCAATT TACTGTGCTTATATCCACAGTTACTGTTACCGTTGATGACAACGCTTCCAGTGCTACCGTTGATGACAATGCTTCAATAGTAAGTACTGTGCTTCCATCCACAGTTACTGCTGCCGTTGATGACAACGCTTCCATTGTTACA aaaggaaagaaaaaaaaagagcatGAGGAACGggaaaacaaaagaagaaaagaagaaagagAGAAAAGAAAGCGACAGAAGGAAAAGAAAAGTTTGAAGCCAAAACAGggaaaaaagaaacgaaaaaatAAGGCTACGAACAATGGGGAAAATAAATCTTGCTATAAATGTGAGAGTGAAATAGAAGTAATGGTGTTATCAATTAAATGTGATAACTGTGAACGTCTCTTCCACAGAGCGTGCGCAAATTTGTCGCAGTGTGGAGTTTTAGAAGGAGAATCTGACCCAGATTACTTTGAGTGTGAATTCTGTTAA